Proteins encoded by one window of Arachis ipaensis cultivar K30076 chromosome B04, Araip1.1, whole genome shotgun sequence:
- the LOC110271271 gene encoding SKP1-like protein 21, protein MKNSKNKKKNRRRKEQQTSSSLKEASELNNKEINGHNIRPQIDGANGVSEASQSDTEDSTFVPREFDDGDIDEEIDPALQEKLDRWS, encoded by the exons ATGAAAAAttctaagaataaaaagaaaaaccgAAGAAGAAAAGAGCAACAGACGAGCTCTTCTTTGAAGGAAGCTTCTGAACTGAACAATAAG GAGATAAATGGTCATAATATCAGACCCCAAATTGATGGAGCTAATGGAGTTTCCGAGGCCTCTCAGTCTGATACAGAAGACAGCACTTTTGTTCCTAGAGAGTTTGATGATGGAGATATAGACGAGGAGATCGATCCTGCATTACAGGAAAAACTTGACAGGTGGAGCTAG